One segment of Mycolicibacterium sp. YH-1 DNA contains the following:
- a CDS encoding aromatic-ring-hydroxylating dioxygenase subunit beta: protein MELSSVKAKLNRTDAEDFLYEEAALLDDWRLREWLDLFTDDGKYQIPSPSNPKAEAADSLFLINDNRFMIEQRVNRLLQPNGHAEFPHSRTRRLITNVRIREAEGDLVSVESNFAVYRTRFAESILFVGRYEHSLLMQDGELKIRRRRVTLDLDALRPQRSVSIIV, encoded by the coding sequence ATGGAACTCAGCAGCGTCAAGGCCAAGCTCAACCGCACAGATGCCGAAGACTTCCTCTACGAGGAGGCCGCGTTACTCGACGACTGGCGGCTACGTGAATGGCTGGATCTCTTCACAGATGACGGCAAGTACCAAATCCCGTCCCCATCGAATCCGAAAGCTGAAGCGGCGGACAGCCTCTTCCTGATCAATGACAACCGGTTCATGATCGAGCAGCGGGTTAATCGGCTACTTCAGCCGAACGGGCACGCCGAGTTTCCGCACTCCCGCACCCGTCGGCTCATCACCAACGTTCGTATCAGGGAGGCAGAGGGGGATCTGGTCTCGGTGGAATCCAATTTCGCGGTCTATCGGACGAGATTTGCCGAGAGCATTCTCTTCGTCGGCCGCTACGAACACTCGTTGTTGATGCAAGACGGTGAGCTGAAAATCCGGCGGCGCCGGGTAACCCTCGATCTGGATGCGCTGAGGCCGCAACGGTCCGTCAGCATCATCGTCTAA
- a CDS encoding aldehyde dehydrogenase family protein, with protein MTLTTYNPATGAVLQTYDETPERDVEAILARASAAADVWRNAPYEERAAALRRLAAALRDQRDALARLATLEMGKPLRESLAEIDKCAVTCEWFADHGAEFLTTDRAETEAIDTRIVFEPLGVLFAIMPWNYPFWQVIRALAPAVVAGNVVVLKHAPSTTGCALRLAELAAANLADGIFSVVVVGPERTPDVCERIIGDARISAVTLTGSTGAGRSVAAIAGRHLKKAVLELGGSDPFIVLADADIDAAAKWAARSRFQNAGQSCIATKRIIAVEAIADSFTDRFLAEVSLMVLGDPLAESTTIGPMAREDLRDGLARQVELSVDKGARVLAGGLAPDLAGYYYPPTVLDQVTSDMPVVDEETFGPAVPLIHARDAEEAIRLANATPFGLGSNIWTADLDRGRDLAVRLTAGHTAINGMTASDPRLPFGGLKDSGYGRELSHYGIHEFVNVHVIVTNGPGGPAEARK; from the coding sequence TTGACACTCACAACGTACAACCCGGCCACTGGCGCGGTGTTGCAAACCTACGATGAGACGCCGGAACGCGACGTCGAGGCGATCCTGGCGCGAGCGAGCGCGGCGGCCGACGTCTGGCGGAACGCTCCGTACGAAGAGCGGGCGGCCGCGCTGAGGCGGCTGGCCGCGGCGTTGCGTGATCAGCGAGACGCACTTGCCCGATTGGCAACGCTCGAAATGGGCAAGCCGCTGCGTGAAAGCTTGGCCGAGATCGACAAATGCGCGGTGACGTGCGAATGGTTTGCTGATCACGGCGCGGAATTCCTCACGACCGACCGTGCCGAAACCGAAGCCATCGACACCCGGATCGTGTTCGAACCTCTCGGGGTTCTGTTCGCGATCATGCCGTGGAACTATCCCTTCTGGCAGGTGATCCGGGCGCTGGCCCCGGCAGTGGTCGCAGGAAACGTCGTCGTGCTCAAACACGCCCCCTCGACGACCGGTTGCGCACTGCGACTCGCCGAGCTGGCGGCCGCGAACCTCGCCGATGGCATTTTCTCGGTGGTCGTCGTTGGACCTGAGCGAACCCCGGATGTCTGCGAGCGGATAATCGGTGACGCTCGGATTTCCGCTGTCACGCTGACGGGCTCGACCGGTGCGGGTCGTTCCGTGGCGGCGATCGCCGGGCGTCATCTCAAGAAGGCAGTTCTCGAACTGGGCGGAAGCGACCCGTTCATCGTTCTGGCAGATGCCGATATCGATGCCGCGGCGAAGTGGGCCGCCCGCAGCCGATTCCAGAACGCCGGCCAGTCCTGCATCGCGACAAAACGCATCATTGCAGTCGAAGCGATCGCCGACTCCTTCACCGACCGATTTCTCGCCGAGGTGTCACTCATGGTCCTCGGAGACCCGCTCGCGGAAAGCACCACTATCGGCCCGATGGCACGCGAAGACCTGCGTGACGGTCTGGCCCGCCAGGTCGAGCTTTCCGTCGACAAGGGCGCCAGGGTCCTGGCCGGTGGCCTGGCACCCGACCTGGCCGGGTACTACTATCCGCCGACGGTGCTCGATCAGGTCACCAGCGATATGCCAGTCGTGGACGAGGAAACGTTCGGGCCCGCCGTACCACTGATACACGCCCGCGACGCGGAGGAGGCCATCCGCCTCGCGAATGCCACCCCGTTCGGACTCGGCAGCAATATCTGGACTGCGGATCTGGACCGAGGGCGCGACCTTGCGGTCAGGCTCACCGCTGGCCATACCGCCATCAACGGTATGACGGCTTCAGACCCTCGGCTGCCGTTCGGCGGCCTCAAGGACTCAGGCTATGGCAGAGAGCTATCTCATTACGGCATACACGAATTCGTCAATGTGCATGTCATCGTGACGAATGGGCCCGGCGGCCCCGCGGAAGCGCGCAAATGA
- a CDS encoding cytochrome P450, giving the protein MPVTKIEDLADETFDPHIADKAVFGDHPNPYPRLKEMRAEGPVLHTDFWEEFGIPRWPAPWADRWSVLSFDAVSQVLNDPITFSNKAFDSTLGLSFGQTVSVMDPPEHSPFKKLLQKAFNPVVIQEWGSRIVSPVVDELVTPLRASGKAELVEDFARPYPFNVIYRMLDLPPDDIETFYKLTVAQIIHHPTMDNAIEAAGKLGRYFRNMIDERKANPGNDVVSLLATVELDGAPLPDEVVISFLRQLINAGGDTTFRTTTALLTGLLTNPEQLDAVRADRSLIPAAVEEALRWDGPVLCSVRLTMADTEIAGVAVPEGAFLNMVYGSANHDETVFDHPEKFDIFRPKHRHFGFAHGAHNCLGQTLARLEMTRALNAMLDDLPNVRLDPDYPAPSLKGAAMRIPDEIRVVCE; this is encoded by the coding sequence ATGCCGGTAACCAAAATCGAGGATCTCGCTGACGAGACTTTCGATCCGCACATCGCCGACAAAGCGGTGTTCGGCGATCATCCGAATCCGTACCCTCGGCTGAAGGAGATGCGTGCTGAGGGGCCGGTACTGCATACCGACTTCTGGGAGGAATTCGGTATCCCGAGGTGGCCGGCCCCCTGGGCGGACCGTTGGAGCGTGCTGTCGTTCGACGCGGTCAGCCAGGTCCTCAATGACCCGATCACGTTCTCGAACAAGGCTTTCGATTCGACCCTCGGACTGAGTTTCGGCCAAACGGTCAGCGTGATGGATCCCCCCGAGCATTCGCCGTTCAAGAAGCTGCTGCAGAAGGCCTTCAACCCCGTCGTCATCCAGGAATGGGGCTCTCGGATCGTGTCCCCGGTGGTCGATGAGTTGGTCACACCTCTGCGGGCCAGCGGCAAAGCCGAGCTGGTCGAGGACTTCGCCCGCCCCTACCCCTTCAATGTGATCTATCGGATGCTCGACCTACCGCCGGACGATATCGAGACCTTCTACAAGCTCACGGTCGCTCAGATCATCCACCACCCGACGATGGACAACGCCATCGAAGCGGCCGGAAAACTCGGGCGCTACTTCCGGAACATGATCGACGAACGCAAGGCCAATCCAGGCAACGATGTGGTCAGCCTGCTCGCCACTGTGGAGCTCGACGGTGCCCCCCTACCGGACGAGGTGGTCATCTCCTTCCTGCGCCAGCTGATCAACGCCGGCGGGGATACAACATTCCGGACGACGACGGCGTTGCTCACAGGCCTACTCACCAACCCCGAACAACTCGACGCCGTCCGGGCAGATCGCTCGCTGATCCCGGCCGCCGTCGAGGAGGCGCTGCGCTGGGATGGCCCCGTTCTGTGTTCGGTCCGACTCACCATGGCAGACACAGAGATTGCCGGTGTTGCGGTCCCGGAAGGCGCCTTCCTCAACATGGTGTACGGCAGCGCCAATCACGATGAAACGGTGTTCGACCACCCGGAGAAGTTCGACATCTTCCGGCCCAAGCACCGCCATTTCGGATTTGCCCACGGCGCCCACAACTGCCTCGGCCAAACACTGGCCCGTCTCGAGATGACGCGGGCGCTCAACGCCATGCTGGACGATCTGCCGAATGTCCGATTGGATCCCGATTATCCTGCGCCAAGCCTCAAGGGCGCGGCGATGCGGATTCCGGACGAGATTCGCGTCGTCTGCGAATAG
- a CDS encoding SDR family oxidoreductase yields MLFSNRTAIVTGAAHGIGLAIAQRLQAEGVRLVVGDIDGDKLKGAVEALGGGADVIGVEVDLSTGDGAALLLQEAVTGFGGVDILVNNAGGGVIRPTLQHTEETLRATLDRNLWTVLHCTLAVLPHMVERGYGRIVNIGAESVRNGLYMHAVYNAAKGGVHGLTTGLAREFAENGITVNTVAPGSTKTPAVAALLSRLEGEVAASGQGSDGPTGTAGEMILGIPAAEILEVERRTVALIPMARHGTVEEIASAVTYLASDEASFVTGQVLSVNGGSSML; encoded by the coding sequence ATGCTATTCAGCAATCGAACAGCCATAGTCACCGGCGCAGCGCACGGGATCGGATTGGCCATCGCGCAGCGACTGCAGGCCGAGGGCGTTCGGCTGGTTGTGGGGGATATCGACGGCGACAAGCTGAAGGGTGCGGTCGAGGCGCTCGGTGGCGGCGCTGACGTGATCGGTGTGGAGGTCGATCTCTCGACCGGAGACGGCGCAGCCTTGCTGTTACAGGAGGCTGTCACCGGATTCGGGGGAGTGGACATCTTGGTGAATAACGCCGGCGGCGGTGTCATTAGACCTACGCTGCAGCACACCGAGGAGACGCTACGCGCGACACTCGATCGAAATCTCTGGACGGTTCTGCACTGCACTCTTGCTGTTCTTCCGCACATGGTTGAGCGGGGTTACGGCCGGATAGTCAACATCGGTGCGGAGTCGGTTCGTAACGGCCTCTACATGCACGCGGTGTACAACGCGGCCAAGGGTGGGGTCCACGGGCTGACGACCGGGCTGGCACGAGAGTTCGCCGAGAACGGGATCACCGTCAACACCGTCGCCCCTGGATCAACGAAAACCCCGGCGGTAGCCGCACTCCTGAGCCGGCTAGAAGGTGAAGTCGCGGCAAGTGGTCAGGGTTCGGATGGGCCGACGGGCACCGCGGGGGAGATGATCCTGGGTATTCCGGCCGCGGAGATCCTCGAGGTCGAGCGCAGGACTGTCGCCCTCATCCCGATGGCACGGCACGGCACTGTGGAAGAGATCGCATCGGCAGTGACCTATCTCGCTTCCGACGAAGCGAGCTTCGTGACCGGCCAGGTGCTGAGCGTCAACGGAGGAAGCTCGATGCTCTGA
- a CDS encoding cupin domain-containing protein, whose protein sequence is MSVVRDVSVSAEPDVLAGRLSDPFSIPFSEFWAAELFGYVGYFVRWLTPDNAQFLSNFAGSFPDKQKLVHTHPGKDSIIVFLEGEADFLIGGQQRIKARPGDVLLSPGGRPHGMQNTGVNVCRWIYMEGPLPLTTEFPTCECTLYPLADPENPITGGAVGSFGRSGNSNIFASGGPVTRSEVAWQDKEPGDWLVEPGLFPALSSEVTGRLFDRVPGRTFSALDVKDQVRIGAGFSSRVHIPAYEHAQLAVVTHTVTGELPLHRYSGADQVVVMLDGQAEFSWIGSDDGSVERREFRSGMVGFVVNGESYGVRNLGDRPARLLSVVGPVTPDNSAIIWPRGEQPGDCATES, encoded by the coding sequence GTGTCGGTTGTCAGGGATGTATCCGTCAGTGCTGAGCCCGATGTGCTGGCGGGTCGGTTGTCCGATCCGTTCAGCATCCCGTTCTCCGAGTTCTGGGCGGCGGAGTTGTTCGGCTACGTCGGATACTTCGTTCGATGGCTGACTCCGGACAATGCGCAGTTCCTCTCGAACTTCGCCGGGTCGTTCCCTGACAAGCAGAAGCTGGTGCACACTCACCCAGGCAAGGACAGCATCATCGTGTTCCTCGAGGGGGAAGCCGATTTCCTGATCGGCGGACAGCAGCGGATCAAGGCCAGGCCCGGTGATGTGTTGCTCTCGCCCGGCGGTCGGCCGCACGGGATGCAGAACACCGGGGTGAACGTGTGCCGGTGGATCTACATGGAGGGTCCCCTGCCGTTGACTACGGAATTCCCAACCTGCGAGTGCACCCTGTACCCACTGGCCGACCCCGAGAACCCGATAACCGGTGGCGCAGTCGGTAGTTTCGGGCGCAGCGGGAACTCCAACATTTTCGCGTCCGGCGGCCCGGTCACCCGGTCAGAGGTGGCCTGGCAGGACAAGGAGCCGGGAGACTGGCTGGTTGAGCCGGGGTTGTTCCCGGCACTTTCCAGTGAGGTGACGGGGCGGCTATTCGATCGCGTGCCGGGCCGCACTTTCTCGGCCCTCGACGTCAAGGATCAGGTTCGGATCGGTGCGGGATTCTCCTCGCGAGTGCACATCCCGGCCTACGAGCACGCTCAGCTGGCCGTCGTGACCCATACCGTTACGGGCGAATTGCCGTTGCATCGCTACAGCGGCGCCGATCAAGTGGTAGTGATGTTGGACGGCCAAGCCGAGTTCTCCTGGATCGGCTCTGACGATGGATCGGTCGAGCGACGTGAATTCCGTTCAGGAATGGTGGGTTTCGTTGTCAACGGTGAGTCGTACGGGGTGCGCAACCTCGGGGATCGCCCGGCCCGCCTGCTCTCGGTGGTAGGGCCTGTGACGCCTGACAACAGCGCGATCATCTGGCCTCGGGGAGAGCAACCCGGCGACTGCGCCACCGAATCCTGA
- a CDS encoding VOC family protein, which yields MEKGLIQGLGYVALATDDLDAALQFYTRVGRFRVSERRDKTAFLRGGGTAHHWLRLDEADQSACSRVAYRAVNEQALEEVTKRLDDWGIPWAEGGSAEEDRVSRWVRFHDLNGMEFEVYIDMVELPLAGWSTGVTMQELLHVGFYVESAAVSERFYREVLGFKTSDRVEGVVSLLRAENQFHHSLVLLQSSDSIGKLDHFCVEVESIDDVMRARNNAVRAGMTLRNDLLRHSMSGSMGVYVVDPKHGNSMEFCHGHCKITDPDYRPRSLKPSLDLLDMWQTDLPEIPIPAASSSSRL from the coding sequence ATGGAGAAGGGTTTGATTCAGGGCCTGGGCTACGTGGCGCTGGCTACCGATGATCTCGACGCGGCCTTGCAGTTCTACACCAGGGTCGGACGATTCCGGGTATCCGAGCGACGGGACAAGACGGCCTTCCTGCGGGGTGGCGGCACCGCCCATCACTGGCTCCGGCTTGATGAAGCCGACCAGTCGGCCTGCTCTCGTGTGGCGTATCGGGCTGTGAACGAGCAGGCGCTGGAAGAGGTGACCAAGCGGCTCGACGACTGGGGCATTCCCTGGGCCGAAGGCGGTAGCGCTGAAGAGGATCGAGTTTCGCGTTGGGTGCGTTTCCACGATCTGAACGGCATGGAGTTCGAGGTCTACATCGACATGGTCGAACTGCCGTTGGCCGGGTGGTCCACCGGAGTCACGATGCAGGAATTGCTGCACGTCGGGTTCTACGTCGAAAGTGCGGCCGTATCAGAACGCTTCTACCGCGAGGTTCTTGGGTTCAAGACCTCCGATCGCGTCGAGGGCGTGGTTTCCCTGTTGCGCGCGGAGAACCAGTTCCATCACTCGCTGGTTCTGCTGCAATCGTCGGACTCGATCGGCAAGCTCGACCATTTCTGTGTCGAAGTCGAGTCGATCGACGATGTCATGCGCGCCCGCAACAATGCGGTCCGAGCGGGAATGACCCTACGAAACGACCTCTTACGGCATTCGATGTCGGGGTCCATGGGCGTCTACGTGGTGGATCCGAAGCACGGCAACTCGATGGAGTTCTGCCACGGGCATTGCAAGATCACTGATCCGGATTACCGGCCGCGTTCCCTGAAGCCGAGCCTGGACCTACTCGACATGTGGCAGACAGATCTTCCTGAGATCCCCATCCCTGCAGCAAGTTCCTCCTCACGCCTGTGA
- a CDS encoding AAA family ATPase, whose translation MDPKARGVVVAGPSGSGKTRLALECITRAEGAGLSVARAMATRASQGLAFGVLAQLLPPDHGGGSEYDSRPIEDWGERLRRSAATLVSRGRGRRAVLFIDDAHLLDDASAVLISQIVIRNEAVVLATIQAREPAPEPLTALWKNELVDRVELQSLASEDIESLLSAVLDGHLDGALATEFYSRCQGDYLFLRELVHGAIEDGTLLFDDGMWKLTGPLSPSIRLVELIDSRLSNLSVDERALLELVAVGEPLASGELSLCPDATALETLEAKDILTTRLDGRRLEVRPAHPLYGQVVRGQIPDARRRELSRLLAEAVEANGARRRTDVLRIGTWRLEAGGGSPDLLMAAARAARWSYDLALAQRLARAAVQVGAGFEGRLLLGQLASRRGQSAEAESILTALSVSAVNDEQRCQIALTRMRNATWSVGPSDGLRIAQEVLQSVNDRHLADEILALRCWALLAAEGPRVSAEAAQDLMAHAQGRAFVLACVAQAFGLSRMGRLEEGMKLIDRAQTAQRALSSRFEYPHLFVPVQCEFLICAGRLKEAESLANTQYERSVRERSVEERAHFALQLARVLRTRGMIERASHYAREATTIFRQLDLTTFVRDGLQELALACALGKRVQECEDALAAIDGFELPLSMHKAVEIVEARAWATAAAGDLAGARRMFEEAAALGESIGDTVGALSALHALARVGRAKNVEQRLINAAVQVDGPLARLRTAHTVALATSDAGGLEAASEGFEELGSELLAAEAAADAATAWIKAGFGRRAAAAQNRAAGLAGQCEGADTPALQSASLRATLTASEYETALLAAAARSNREIADELGLSVRTVENRLQHVYTKLGLSSRHQLADAFSA comes from the coding sequence ATGGACCCCAAGGCTCGTGGAGTCGTGGTGGCCGGACCATCCGGCTCGGGGAAAACGCGTCTCGCGCTCGAATGCATCACAAGAGCTGAGGGGGCCGGCCTTTCGGTGGCACGTGCGATGGCCACCCGCGCATCACAGGGACTAGCCTTCGGTGTTCTTGCGCAGCTGTTGCCACCGGATCACGGTGGCGGCAGCGAGTACGACAGTCGACCCATTGAGGACTGGGGCGAACGCCTCCGCCGCTCGGCGGCCACACTCGTCTCACGGGGTCGGGGACGCCGCGCCGTTCTCTTCATCGACGATGCCCACCTTCTGGACGATGCGTCGGCGGTGCTGATCTCGCAGATCGTCATCCGCAACGAAGCGGTGGTGCTCGCCACCATACAAGCGCGCGAGCCTGCCCCGGAGCCGCTGACCGCGCTCTGGAAGAACGAGTTGGTCGATCGCGTCGAGTTGCAAAGCCTTGCGAGCGAGGACATCGAGAGCCTCCTCTCCGCTGTCCTCGACGGTCACCTTGACGGAGCTCTCGCCACCGAGTTCTATTCGCGGTGTCAAGGTGACTACCTGTTCCTGCGCGAGCTCGTACACGGCGCGATCGAGGACGGAACACTCCTGTTCGACGACGGCATGTGGAAACTGACGGGTCCACTCTCACCGTCGATCAGACTGGTCGAACTCATCGACAGCAGGCTGAGCAACCTGTCGGTAGACGAGCGAGCGCTGCTCGAACTGGTCGCCGTCGGCGAGCCACTGGCATCGGGTGAGCTGTCATTGTGTCCCGACGCGACTGCGCTCGAAACCTTAGAAGCCAAAGACATTCTGACAACCCGACTCGACGGTCGTCGCTTGGAAGTTCGCCCCGCCCATCCCCTATACGGTCAGGTGGTGCGCGGACAGATCCCCGACGCCCGTAGGCGCGAACTCTCACGGCTTCTCGCAGAAGCCGTGGAAGCCAACGGCGCTCGGCGCCGCACCGATGTGCTGCGCATCGGGACGTGGCGTCTCGAGGCCGGCGGCGGCAGTCCCGATCTGCTGATGGCAGCTGCCAGGGCGGCGCGCTGGTCATACGACCTCGCCCTGGCCCAGCGGCTGGCCAGAGCGGCTGTACAGGTCGGAGCGGGCTTCGAGGGACGGCTGCTGCTGGGGCAACTCGCCAGCCGGCGCGGTCAGTCTGCAGAAGCAGAGTCGATTCTGACAGCGCTGAGTGTTTCGGCGGTCAATGACGAGCAACGCTGCCAGATCGCGTTGACGCGCATGCGCAATGCGACGTGGAGTGTCGGTCCGTCGGACGGGTTGCGAATCGCGCAGGAAGTACTGCAGTCCGTCAACGATCGGCACCTGGCCGATGAGATCCTGGCGTTGCGTTGCTGGGCACTGCTGGCCGCGGAGGGACCCCGAGTATCCGCGGAGGCAGCCCAGGATCTGATGGCTCACGCACAGGGCAGAGCCTTCGTGTTGGCCTGTGTGGCCCAGGCTTTCGGACTCAGCCGAATGGGTCGGCTCGAGGAGGGGATGAAACTGATCGATCGCGCGCAGACGGCGCAGCGCGCACTCAGCAGCAGGTTCGAGTACCCGCATCTGTTCGTTCCTGTCCAATGCGAATTCCTCATATGCGCAGGAAGACTCAAGGAAGCCGAGAGCCTCGCCAACACACAGTATGAACGTAGTGTTCGAGAACGTTCAGTCGAGGAACGAGCGCACTTCGCTCTGCAGCTAGCGAGAGTCCTGCGGACACGCGGCATGATCGAACGTGCCTCCCACTACGCGAGGGAGGCCACGACGATATTCCGGCAACTCGACCTCACGACATTTGTCCGCGATGGGCTGCAAGAACTCGCGCTGGCCTGCGCGCTCGGGAAACGTGTTCAAGAGTGCGAAGACGCGTTGGCCGCGATCGATGGCTTCGAGCTACCGCTCAGCATGCACAAGGCAGTTGAGATCGTAGAGGCCCGCGCCTGGGCCACAGCAGCAGCCGGTGATCTGGCCGGGGCCCGGCGAATGTTCGAGGAAGCCGCAGCGCTCGGAGAGTCCATCGGAGACACCGTCGGCGCCCTCAGCGCGCTGCACGCGCTTGCCCGGGTGGGACGAGCGAAGAATGTCGAGCAGCGACTCATCAACGCAGCCGTTCAGGTGGACGGCCCACTGGCCCGTTTGCGGACCGCCCACACAGTCGCGTTGGCCACCAGCGACGCCGGCGGGTTGGAAGCTGCTTCCGAGGGATTCGAAGAGTTGGGATCGGAACTCCTGGCCGCCGAAGCGGCGGCTGACGCAGCGACGGCTTGGATCAAGGCGGGGTTCGGGCGCCGGGCGGCCGCAGCGCAGAATCGTGCAGCAGGGCTGGCCGGCCAGTGCGAGGGTGCAGACACTCCTGCCCTCCAGTCCGCCAGCCTGCGAGCAACTCTGACAGCAAGCGAGTACGAAACCGCACTGCTGGCCGCGGCTGCTCGCTCGAATCGTGAAATCGCGGACGAATTGGGACTTTCAGTCCGCACAGTGGAAAACCGCTTGCAACACGTCTACACGAAACTCGGGCTGTCCAGCCGGCATCAGCTTGCTGACGCATTCAGTGCCTGA
- a CDS encoding Ldh family oxidoreductase: MIRLRPEDLEDFACNLLIKAGAREEDAAIQARQLLWASLRGHDSHGVGHLPLYAMMYLGEDPFGVGLPPVNTTGDWEVTRESASAASIDGKGCPGQVVTYHAAELAIRKAQETGVGGVTVSNMTHNGSLGYYAEMATQADCIGIVLTNSGAMSAPFGGADRMLGTNPVAIAVPGDEEGPLVIDMATTAISIFGALGLAGSGQAFPPRTVLDDNGDFTADTKEFALGRGSDPKGSLANLSGDHKGYAIQLAVEMIAGLLAGLCTGNDSMRTTLVSSFVLALHVPAFQDRDAFLHSVDSRLRAIRSSRKNNADGEILIPGDRGFRTEAERRQSGIPILDAYWAPMEGLARKLGVELPQALNASAS, encoded by the coding sequence ATGATACGTCTCCGCCCAGAAGACCTTGAAGACTTCGCTTGCAACCTGCTGATCAAAGCGGGCGCTCGTGAAGAGGACGCGGCAATACAGGCTCGCCAACTACTTTGGGCCAGTCTGCGTGGCCACGACTCACATGGAGTCGGCCACCTGCCGCTGTACGCCATGATGTATCTCGGCGAGGATCCGTTCGGTGTCGGCCTGCCTCCGGTCAATACGACTGGAGATTGGGAGGTCACTAGGGAGTCCGCATCGGCGGCATCCATCGACGGCAAGGGCTGCCCCGGTCAAGTGGTGACCTACCACGCCGCGGAACTCGCCATCCGGAAGGCTCAAGAGACGGGTGTCGGTGGTGTAACCGTCAGCAATATGACTCACAACGGGAGTTTGGGTTACTACGCCGAGATGGCGACGCAGGCTGACTGTATCGGGATCGTGCTCACCAATTCGGGCGCAATGAGTGCTCCGTTCGGCGGCGCCGACCGCATGTTGGGGACGAACCCCGTCGCGATCGCGGTGCCCGGCGACGAAGAGGGCCCGCTGGTCATCGATATGGCGACCACCGCCATCAGCATCTTTGGAGCCCTTGGGCTGGCCGGCTCGGGGCAGGCTTTCCCGCCGCGGACCGTACTCGACGACAATGGTGACTTCACTGCCGACACAAAGGAGTTCGCTCTCGGCCGCGGCTCGGACCCGAAGGGATCCCTGGCAAACTTGAGCGGGGATCACAAAGGCTACGCGATACAACTCGCAGTCGAGATGATAGCCGGCCTGCTGGCTGGTCTGTGCACCGGAAATGACTCGATGAGGACGACCCTTGTGTCCTCGTTCGTGCTCGCCCTACACGTGCCTGCTTTCCAGGACCGTGATGCGTTCCTGCACAGCGTCGACTCCCGACTGCGTGCGATCCGATCGTCACGCAAGAACAATGCCGATGGCGAGATCCTCATTCCCGGTGACCGCGGCTTCAGGACCGAAGCTGAGCGCCGGCAGAGCGGCATCCCAATACTGGACGCCTATTGGGCGCCCATGGAAGGTTTGGCTCGCAAGCTGGGGGTGGAGCTGCCTCAGGCACTGAATGCGTCAGCAAGCTGA